One Methylomonas sp. LL1 DNA window includes the following coding sequences:
- a CDS encoding TonB-dependent receptor domain-containing protein, whose translation MNAIVKTSRRDTKTRRLALCALLLGASLELSAADTAKFDFDLPAQPLANTLDSLGKSAGTKLIYADSVVNGLRADSLRGRYTVAEALQHLLRKSGLQYEAVGDGMIAIKSAPPKPQSSGDNSIFELGEVTVSDQPEGGKLTSRDIATSVDVMYADKIADQNVLTAYDLFHRMPGVQITQFGQGTTTGKLSFRAFNGEGRVNAVKLLIDGIPSNTNDGNMPFIDALFPLDIESIEVVRGTNDPRYGLHNIAGNANINTTAGGNYVKGRLSYGSFNSHDIQTGLGYEKDGFSQNYQISYRASDGYRDHSDSDKDSFSGKWFYTAEDNKYKVGLIARWSDGNAEEPGYLTYQEQLADPEQSMPRNATDYSKRSIGQVSAHLDVNLTDELFWSNKAYGNVFDDQRLVKFEPVFAQVKRDRDEVQYGAITSLTYHPTIDWLEDFSIESGFDFQQQENKYRQYRTDNGIPRTPANSANIRNDEQWNLLVYGGYVQAVIKPTKWLKITPGYRADQVDGNLTNYRPGSIGEYPVNDYGTISQPKIGAVITPLEGYSLYGNWGRTFQIGVGSATFKNPQAANIAPSINEGWEVGLKVNPVDWAEGRVAYWVQDATNEMSRNLASSASTAIGSTKRQGVDIEAKITPIEPVTIWAAYSLQEAVVKQAPPYVQYSSEYVAGNQVVNTPNYLFSAGIDYQITTALRSSLWTSGQGNYFVDQSNTRGKHGEYALLNLDLGYQVSKEVELQFQAKNLADTQRDYLWFDETYGTAAQLLYSPAEGRAFYGAVNVKFNL comes from the coding sequence ATGAATGCTATCGTCAAGACTAGCCGTCGCGACACCAAGACCCGCCGCCTGGCGCTTTGCGCATTGCTATTGGGGGCATCGCTGGAATTGTCCGCGGCGGATACCGCTAAATTCGATTTCGATTTACCGGCCCAGCCATTGGCAAACACGCTGGACAGCCTTGGCAAAAGCGCCGGCACTAAATTGATTTACGCCGATTCGGTTGTCAACGGCCTGCGGGCCGACAGCTTGCGGGGACGCTATACGGTGGCCGAGGCGTTGCAACATCTGCTACGCAAAAGCGGCCTGCAATACGAAGCCGTCGGTGACGGCATGATAGCCATCAAATCAGCTCCGCCCAAACCACAATCCAGCGGCGACAATTCGATTTTCGAGTTGGGCGAGGTTACGGTCAGCGATCAGCCCGAGGGCGGCAAGCTCACCAGCCGCGACATTGCCACTTCAGTGGATGTGATGTATGCCGACAAAATTGCCGATCAAAACGTATTAACCGCCTATGACTTGTTCCACCGCATGCCCGGCGTGCAAATCACTCAGTTCGGCCAAGGCACGACGACGGGTAAGCTATCCTTCCGCGCCTTCAACGGCGAAGGTCGGGTCAACGCGGTAAAACTGTTGATCGACGGCATCCCCAGCAACACCAACGACGGCAACATGCCGTTCATCGATGCCTTGTTTCCGTTGGATATCGAGTCCATCGAAGTCGTGCGCGGCACTAACGACCCCCGTTACGGCTTGCACAACATCGCCGGTAACGCCAATATCAACACCACGGCCGGCGGCAATTATGTCAAGGGCCGGCTCAGCTACGGCAGTTTCAACAGCCACGACATACAAACCGGCCTCGGTTACGAAAAAGACGGCTTCAGCCAGAACTATCAAATTTCCTACCGGGCCAGCGACGGCTACCGCGACCACTCGGATTCGGATAAGGATAGCTTTTCCGGCAAATGGTTCTATACGGCGGAAGACAATAAATACAAGGTGGGCCTAATTGCCCGCTGGAGCGACGGCAACGCCGAGGAACCGGGCTATTTGACCTATCAGGAACAATTGGCCGATCCCGAACAATCGATGCCGCGCAACGCCACCGATTACAGTAAACGCTCAATAGGCCAAGTCAGCGCCCATCTGGATGTCAATCTGACCGACGAATTGTTTTGGTCCAACAAAGCTTACGGCAATGTGTTCGACGATCAGCGCCTGGTCAAATTCGAACCGGTCTTCGCCCAAGTCAAACGCGATCGCGACGAAGTCCAATATGGCGCGATCACCTCGCTGACCTACCACCCTACCATTGACTGGTTGGAAGACTTCTCGATCGAATCGGGATTTGACTTCCAGCAACAAGAAAACAAATACCGCCAATATAGAACCGACAATGGAATACCGCGCACCCCCGCCAACAGCGCAAACATCAGGAATGACGAGCAATGGAACCTCCTGGTTTATGGCGGCTACGTCCAAGCCGTGATCAAACCCACCAAATGGCTGAAAATCACCCCTGGCTATCGGGCCGACCAAGTGGACGGCAACCTAACCAACTACCGGCCCGGCAGCATCGGAGAATACCCGGTCAACGATTACGGCACCATTTCGCAACCGAAAATCGGCGCGGTGATTACCCCGCTGGAAGGATACAGCCTCTATGGCAACTGGGGCCGAACCTTTCAGATTGGCGTCGGCAGCGCCACCTTCAAAAACCCGCAAGCCGCCAACATAGCTCCGTCTATCAACGAAGGCTGGGAAGTCGGCTTAAAAGTCAATCCCGTGGACTGGGCCGAGGGCCGGGTGGCTTATTGGGTGCAAGATGCCACTAACGAAATGAGCCGTAATCTGGCCAGCAGCGCCTCGACGGCCATTGGTTCCACCAAGCGGCAAGGCGTCGATATCGAAGCCAAAATTACGCCGATCGAACCGGTCACTATCTGGGCCGCCTATTCCTTGCAAGAGGCCGTCGTAAAACAAGCCCCTCCCTATGTTCAATATTCCAGCGAATACGTAGCGGGCAATCAAGTCGTCAACACGCCCAATTATCTGTTTTCCGCCGGTATCGATTATCAAATCACCACCGCTCTGCGTTCGTCGTTGTGGACCAGCGGGCAAGGCAATTATTTTGTCGACCAATCCAATACTCGCGGTAAACACGGCGAATACGCCTTGCTAAACCTGGACTTGGGCTATCAGGTTAGCAAGGAAGTCGAATTGCAGTTCCAGGCTAAAAACCTGGCCGATACTCAACGTGATTATCTGTGGTTCGACGAAACCTACGGCACCGCCGCCCAGTTGTTGTATTCCCCCGCGGAAGGCCGCGCCTTTTACGGTGCGGTCAACGTCAAATTCAACTTATGA
- a CDS encoding PepSY-associated TM helix domain-containing protein has protein sequence MSSMPRQRSSAGKAAIRRFWLAMHLYLGLTLGAIIAVTGLSGSLLVFYNELDTWLNPALSVDRTTSHRLDYEAVFQALRRAEPNRPHGWRLEIPDAPNQAITARYYRPAETAARGFAPLLVSVDPYSGDIVANRFWGEFAMTWLYDLHYSLLLGKSGKIAMAVVGGLLLISLASGVYLWWPPRHKLINALTLKAHGSPARLNYDLHKLAGIYGLIVLLVLTLTGIALEIPDYVNPLINTLSPPRAAPNPYSDTTRRASGRISLDQALAVAGQRYPDARPCWIETPRDADGSYRINFRQPWEPSRRFPKTNVWIDQYSGAILAIDDPSTFAAGDTLLTWLHPLHSGEALGLSGRLLVLISGLACPLLFVTGMLHWQRKRRVQAINRSAKTAKPFPR, from the coding sequence ATGAGTTCGATGCCGAGACAGCGTTCATCCGCCGGCAAAGCCGCGATCCGCCGGTTTTGGCTTGCGATGCATTTGTACCTGGGCCTGACACTGGGAGCAATCATCGCCGTCACCGGCCTAAGCGGCAGTCTGCTGGTATTTTATAACGAGCTGGATACCTGGCTGAACCCGGCGCTGAGCGTCGACCGAACAACCTCACATCGCCTTGATTACGAAGCGGTATTTCAGGCCCTGCGCCGCGCGGAACCTAACCGGCCGCACGGCTGGCGCCTGGAAATACCCGACGCTCCAAACCAGGCCATCACCGCGCGCTACTATCGGCCGGCCGAAACCGCCGCGCGGGGATTCGCGCCGCTACTGGTTTCGGTCGATCCCTACAGTGGCGACATCGTGGCCAACCGCTTCTGGGGTGAATTCGCGATGACCTGGCTCTATGACCTGCACTATAGCTTGCTGCTGGGAAAATCCGGCAAAATCGCGATGGCGGTAGTCGGCGGTTTGTTGCTGATTTCGCTGGCTAGCGGAGTGTATTTGTGGTGGCCGCCCCGGCATAAATTAATCAATGCCTTGACCTTAAAAGCCCACGGCAGTCCTGCCCGCCTCAATTACGACTTGCATAAACTGGCCGGCATTTATGGCCTGATCGTGCTGCTGGTGTTGACGCTGACCGGAATCGCGCTGGAAATACCGGACTATGTCAATCCGCTGATTAACACCTTATCGCCGCCGCGCGCAGCGCCCAACCCTTATTCCGATACGACCCGGCGGGCAAGCGGCCGCATCAGCCTGGATCAGGCTCTAGCCGTGGCCGGGCAACGATACCCCGATGCCCGGCCTTGCTGGATCGAAACCCCGCGCGATGCGGACGGCAGCTATCGCATCAACTTCCGCCAGCCATGGGAGCCGAGCCGGCGCTTCCCCAAAACCAACGTCTGGATCGACCAATATTCGGGCGCCATCTTGGCAATCGACGATCCTTCGACATTTGCCGCCGGCGACACCCTATTGACCTGGTTGCATCCGTTGCACAGCGGCGAAGCCTTGGGCCTATCCGGCCGTTTGCTGGTACTGATTTCCGGCCTGGCCTGCCCGCTATTGTTTGTCACCGGCATGCTACACTGGCAGCGCAAACGCCGAGTTCAAGCCATTAACCGGTCCGCGAAAACGGCAAAACCATTCCCGCGATAA
- a CDS encoding PA4780 family RIO1-like protein kinase: protein MKTPKRLEPLIDSGLVDDVLRSLKSGKEAAVYVVRCGTEICCAKVYKEADQRGFRQNVLYQEGRKVRNSRRARAMEKGSRYGRQEQESAWQNAEVTALYRLANAGIRVPKPYNFIDGVLLMELITDADGNPAPRLNDLEMTAEQARAYHGFLIGQIVRMLCDGLVHGDLSEYNVLVDCEGPVIIDLPQAVDAAGNNNARMMLERDVANMAAYFGRFAPELLRTDYGREMWKLYQSGELHPETKLTGHFKDSSKPADVRSVMREIDAAREENQERQRYAQSTAIP from the coding sequence ATGAAAACGCCAAAAAGACTTGAACCCTTAATCGACAGCGGCCTCGTCGACGACGTACTACGCTCGCTGAAAAGCGGCAAGGAAGCAGCTGTCTATGTAGTACGTTGCGGAACTGAAATCTGTTGCGCCAAGGTTTATAAGGAGGCCGATCAGCGCGGCTTTCGCCAAAACGTGCTCTATCAGGAAGGCCGCAAGGTACGCAACAGCCGCCGCGCCCGCGCCATGGAGAAAGGCAGCCGTTACGGCCGCCAGGAACAGGAATCAGCCTGGCAAAACGCCGAAGTGACCGCCCTGTACCGCCTCGCCAATGCCGGTATCAGAGTGCCTAAACCCTACAATTTCATCGACGGCGTGTTGTTGATGGAGCTAATCACCGATGCTGACGGCAATCCGGCGCCCAGACTCAACGATCTGGAAATGACAGCGGAACAAGCCCGCGCCTATCACGGCTTTCTGATTGGCCAAATCGTCCGCATGCTGTGCGATGGCCTGGTTCACGGCGATTTGTCCGAGTATAACGTGCTGGTCGATTGCGAAGGCCCGGTCATTATCGATCTGCCGCAAGCGGTGGATGCCGCCGGCAACAACAATGCCCGAATGATGCTGGAGCGAGACGTCGCCAACATGGCCGCCTATTTCGGCCGTTTCGCCCCCGAGTTGTTGCGCACCGACTACGGCCGCGAGATGTGGAAGTTGTATCAAAGCGGCGAATTGCACCCGGAAACCAAGCTGACCGGCCATTTCAAGGACAGCTCAAAACCCGCCGACGTGCGTAGCGTGATGCGAGAAATCGACGCCGCCCGCGAAGAAAACCAGGAAAGACAGCGCTACGCACAGTCCACGGCCATACCCTAA
- a CDS encoding DEAD/DEAH box helicase has translation MPFSNLGLSEALLKAIADSGYTTPTPIQAKAIPAVLTGRDLLAAAQTGTGKTAGFTLPILQRLAQTSHDRNRPVRALILTPTRELAAQVGESVLKYGAHQNPRLKSEVVFGGVKINPQMMRLRGGVDILTATPGRLLDLVSQNAVKLDKVEMLVLDEADRMLDMGFIKDIRKILALLPKKRQNLLFSATFSADIRKLTGDLLVNPVKVEVAVENATADTIDQIVYTVNKTAKTALLTHLVKSKNWQQVLVFTSTKHGANKLTEKLNTAEIKAAAIHGNKSQGARTSALAGFKAGEIRVLVATDVAARGIDIALLPHVVNFELPRSSSDYVHRIGRTGRAGQNGQAVSLVSQDEYQALKLVEKLIGAQIPREQIDGFAAA, from the coding sequence ATGCCATTTTCCAATCTCGGTTTATCCGAGGCTTTATTAAAAGCTATTGCCGATTCCGGCTACACTACGCCCACCCCTATTCAAGCTAAAGCCATACCCGCCGTTTTAACCGGACGCGACTTATTGGCCGCTGCCCAAACCGGCACCGGCAAAACCGCCGGCTTTACCCTGCCGATTTTGCAGCGCCTGGCGCAAACCAGCCATGACCGCAACCGCCCAGTACGCGCGTTGATTCTGACCCCGACCCGCGAACTCGCCGCCCAAGTCGGCGAATCCGTGCTGAAATACGGCGCGCACCAAAATCCACGTTTAAAATCCGAAGTGGTCTTCGGCGGCGTGAAAATCAATCCGCAAATGATGCGCTTGCGCGGCGGCGTCGATATTTTAACCGCCACACCCGGACGCTTATTGGATTTGGTCAGCCAAAATGCCGTCAAGCTAGATAAGGTTGAAATGCTGGTGTTGGACGAAGCAGACCGCATGCTGGACATGGGGTTTATCAAAGACATCCGCAAAATCCTGGCGCTGTTACCCAAGAAACGGCAAAACCTGTTGTTTTCCGCCACCTTTTCCGCCGACATCCGCAAACTGACCGGCGATCTGCTGGTTAATCCGGTAAAAGTTGAAGTCGCGGTCGAAAATGCCACCGCCGACACGATAGACCAGATCGTCTACACGGTGAATAAGACCGCCAAAACAGCCTTGTTGACCCATCTGGTTAAAAGCAAAAACTGGCAACAAGTGCTGGTATTTACCAGCACCAAGCATGGCGCCAATAAACTCACCGAAAAACTCAACACCGCCGAGATCAAGGCGGCGGCGATACACGGCAATAAAAGCCAAGGCGCCAGAACTAGTGCCTTGGCCGGTTTCAAGGCCGGCGAGATTCGAGTGCTGGTGGCGACCGATGTCGCGGCGCGAGGCATCGATATAGCCTTGTTGCCGCATGTGGTAAATTTCGAGCTGCCGCGCTCTTCCAGCGATTATGTCCATAGAATCGGCAGAACCGGCCGCGCGGGCCAAAACGGCCAAGCGGTTTCCCTGGTATCCCAAGACGAATACCAAGCCTTGAAACTGGTTGAAAAACTGATAGGCGCTCAAATACCGCGCGAACAGATAGACGGATTCGCGGCCGCCTAA
- the pilM gene encoding pilus assembly protein PilM, whose product MFCDVIEAPQQQWLSKLQALAETYRLGNYSCHILLSQEQYRVFDTEVPQVDEQEMKQAVRWRIAEMLDYPADQAIIDYFPLPKSNRANSTPLLEVVSCNQAIIAPLLQTCHQAGLKVTVVEIQEMALRNLAFLLPENTRGIAVLNLQPNNGHIIIQQAGALYLSRKFNIGYNQLADSALSAELQMTTEHDNLALEIQRSLDYVENYFAIPPISSVALLLAPNRTEAIVNNLMIHHGITARAMDLSAIIDGDVILTDALQNSCAAAIGTSLRPYVEGMR is encoded by the coding sequence TTGTTTTGCGATGTTATCGAAGCTCCTCAACAGCAATGGCTTTCTAAACTACAAGCACTGGCCGAAACCTACCGGCTTGGCAACTATAGCTGTCATATATTATTGAGCCAGGAACAGTATCGGGTCTTCGATACCGAAGTCCCGCAAGTCGATGAACAGGAAATGAAACAGGCGGTACGCTGGCGCATCGCCGAGATGCTGGATTACCCGGCCGATCAAGCAATCATCGATTACTTTCCGCTACCCAAATCCAATCGCGCCAACAGCACACCGTTATTGGAGGTGGTTAGCTGCAATCAGGCCATCATTGCCCCCTTGCTGCAAACCTGTCATCAAGCCGGTTTGAAGGTTACGGTGGTCGAAATCCAAGAGATGGCTTTGCGCAATCTGGCCTTCCTGCTCCCGGAAAATACTCGGGGTATTGCGGTGCTGAACCTGCAGCCCAACAATGGACATATCATCATCCAGCAAGCCGGAGCCCTTTATCTTTCCCGAAAATTCAACATCGGCTATAACCAACTGGCCGACAGCGCTTTGAGCGCCGAATTGCAGATGACGACCGAGCACGATAATTTGGCGCTCGAAATCCAACGATCCCTGGATTATGTGGAAAATTACTTCGCCATCCCACCGATTTCCAGCGTAGCCTTGCTTCTGGCGCCCAACCGCACCGAAGCCATCGTCAACAATCTGATGATACATCACGGCATCACGGCCCGCGCCATGGATCTGTCGGCCATTATCGACGGCGACGTTATCCTGACCGATGCGCTGCAAAACAGCTGCGCGGCGGCGATAGGCACCAGCTTGCGCCCTTATGTCGAGGGCATGCGATGA
- a CDS encoding PilN domain-containing protein, producing MIQQVNLLPEKLGRHTRIGFNPYLLSIALSCIAMIGVSGYNGYRLNSLETQSLQLQQQLQRLTAQVSSLQAPNPQNDALFNQELQQSQALYQSLAQVVELLADKQTDQTQGFSRYLAALAGQSDPSVWLNRITIDAVGNDIELQGSSFKPEQIPYLLQRLQTTSAFKGRHFARLGMRQSEKAEEQIDFTVSSNLNPVAEATNAKQP from the coding sequence ATGATCCAGCAGGTCAATCTTTTACCGGAGAAACTGGGTAGGCACACTCGAATCGGTTTCAACCCCTACTTACTATCGATCGCCTTGAGCTGTATCGCGATGATCGGCGTCAGCGGTTACAACGGCTATCGACTAAACAGTCTGGAAACCCAAAGCCTACAACTTCAGCAACAATTGCAACGCCTCACTGCCCAAGTCTCAAGCCTGCAAGCCCCCAACCCGCAAAACGATGCCTTGTTCAATCAAGAGTTGCAACAGTCTCAAGCCTTGTATCAAAGTTTGGCCCAAGTCGTGGAATTACTGGCCGACAAACAGACTGACCAAACCCAGGGCTTTTCCCGTTACTTGGCGGCCTTGGCCGGCCAATCCGATCCTAGCGTCTGGCTAAACAGGATCACTATCGACGCCGTTGGCAATGACATCGAACTACAGGGCAGCAGTTTTAAACCCGAGCAGATTCCGTATTTGCTGCAACGCTTGCAAACCACCAGCGCATTCAAGGGCCGCCATTTTGCCCGCCTCGGCATGCGGCAGTCGGAAAAGGCAGAGGAACAAATCGATTTTACCGTCAGTTCGAATCTCAACCCCGTCGCGGAGGCAACCAATGCAAAGCAGCCTTGA
- the mshL gene encoding pilus (MSHA type) biogenesis protein MshL → MKPIPHFFCSLSAALIFLLAACETLPPGSPLVGKTFPPAAPVSSAAIDSTPPAAVTEALIPGFNPGLLSEPLPSGPSTFNISVHEVEAREFFMSLVVDSQENMVVHPDVTGRISLELKNVSIPQVLSAVQKVYGYDYNKTDIGYIIYPATLQTKIFKIDHIDLLREGSSNTRVSSGQISTGGRISNRSGQDQSLNNTDSNGSNRASTSTSGSWITTSSKTDFWDELQQSLSAVVDVSPMAANSDELSNPQTGSKVVINKQTGIVVVRANPSQMREVEKLIASTQGQIGRQVVIEAKILEIILDDQHQDGVNWASIVREGSQAFLTATNPLPSIVAQTADVFTIGLHAGDFYAFIELMESQGKTNILSSPRISTLNNQKAVIKVGQDEYFITDVSSNNNSSAATTTFTQDITWTPFFSGIALDVTPQIADDNKITLHIHPSITRVENQTKDFSINGEENSIPMALNTVRESDSIVHAENGQIIVIGGLMQETRDENQQGVSLLSRIPYLGTAFRENKGTGSKSELVILLKPTIIAGSEDWKAPIEEGRQRMEQLEKKQLWK, encoded by the coding sequence ATGAAACCAATCCCCCATTTTTTTTGCTCACTCAGCGCCGCCCTGATTTTTTTACTCGCGGCCTGCGAAACGTTGCCGCCCGGCTCGCCTTTGGTAGGCAAAACCTTCCCACCGGCTGCTCCTGTTTCATCCGCCGCAATTGATTCCACGCCCCCCGCCGCAGTCACCGAGGCGCTGATACCCGGCTTCAACCCTGGGTTGTTGAGTGAACCCCTGCCTAGTGGACCCTCTACTTTCAACATTTCGGTCCACGAAGTCGAAGCCCGCGAGTTTTTCATGAGCCTGGTGGTCGACAGCCAGGAAAACATGGTGGTCCATCCCGATGTCACGGGCCGTATTTCGCTGGAGCTGAAAAACGTCAGCATCCCGCAGGTATTGAGCGCGGTACAAAAAGTTTACGGCTACGATTACAACAAAACCGACATCGGCTACATCATCTACCCGGCTACGTTGCAAACCAAAATATTCAAGATCGATCACATCGATTTACTGCGCGAAGGCAGCTCCAACACCCGCGTATCTTCCGGACAAATCAGCACCGGCGGCAGAATTTCAAACCGATCCGGGCAAGATCAAAGCCTCAATAATACCGACAGCAACGGCAGCAACCGCGCCAGCACCTCCACTTCCGGCAGTTGGATTACCACCTCGTCCAAGACTGATTTTTGGGACGAACTGCAGCAATCGTTGTCGGCGGTGGTCGATGTCAGTCCGATGGCGGCCAACAGCGATGAATTGAGTAATCCACAGACCGGCAGCAAAGTTGTGATCAACAAACAAACCGGTATCGTGGTGGTGCGCGCCAATCCCAGCCAAATGCGCGAAGTGGAAAAACTGATCGCAAGCACTCAAGGCCAAATCGGCCGCCAGGTAGTGATCGAGGCCAAAATCCTGGAAATCATCCTCGACGACCAGCATCAGGATGGGGTCAATTGGGCCAGCATTGTGCGCGAGGGTAGCCAGGCATTTTTGACGGCCACTAACCCATTGCCGTCCATCGTGGCCCAAACCGCCGATGTATTCACCATCGGCCTGCATGCCGGCGATTTTTACGCCTTTATCGAACTAATGGAATCCCAGGGCAAAACCAATATTTTATCCAGCCCGCGCATCTCCACGCTGAACAATCAAAAAGCCGTGATCAAGGTCGGGCAGGACGAATATTTCATCACCGATGTCTCGTCCAATAATAATTCCTCGGCCGCCACCACCACCTTTACTCAAGACATCACTTGGACCCCTTTTTTCTCCGGCATCGCGCTGGATGTGACGCCGCAGATCGCCGACGACAACAAGATCACGCTGCACATCCACCCGTCCATTACCCGGGTCGAGAATCAGACCAAGGACTTTTCAATTAACGGCGAGGAAAACAGCATTCCGATGGCGCTGAATACCGTGCGCGAATCCGATAGCATCGTGCATGCCGAAAACGGTCAAATCATCGTCATCGGCGGTTTGATGCAGGAAACCCGCGATGAAAATCAGCAAGGGGTTTCGCTGTTATCGCGCATTCCCTATTTGGGCACGGCGTTCCGCGAAAACAAAGGCACCGGCAGTAAATCGGAATTGGTAATTCTGTTGAAACCAACCATCATCGCCGGCAGCGAGGATTGGAAGGCTCCGATTGAAGAGGGCCGGCAACGGATGGAACAATTAGAGAAAAAGCAGCTGTGGAAATGA